In Acidobacteriota bacterium, the genomic window CCCGGCCACAAACCGGCCGTCATCCCACAGCCACAGGTCATTGTGCAGCAAATACAGCACCGCCAGCGCGGCGTAGAGCCATTTCTTCACGACGTAGAATTCCTCCCCGAGCGGCCAAGCGCCCGCCCAATCCTACGTCATGGCCGCAAAGAGGTTGCCCTCGTGCCCAGGGGTCCTTCCACGAGGCGAACCAACAAGTGGGTACCACCTATCGTCGAGCCTCACGATTCCACTCCCCACCGCCCTATTCCCGACGCCCCGAAGGCCACCAACAGTGTGCGCGAAGCCGGGATCCCCGAGGATGGCCGGTCCGCCGGCCACCCGCAGGGACCCCGGCGGAGCGAGCGAGCACACCCGCCCCTCTCCTCGACCAACAAGTGGGTGCCACCTAGCTAAGTCGTTGAAAAATATGGCACCAACAAGTGGGTACCACCCGTTGTTGATGGCGTCTCCAAGCACAGTAGGACGATGCCCCCAACGATTCCGGAGCCGGCCGGAGGCCGGCGCTCCCAGGGAAAACCAACAAGTGGGTACCACCCGTGGGATCTCGCCTCTGGAGAACCGGGAATCAAGTCAGAAGAACGATTCTGCCGTCTCTAGCCGGGCTGCTTCTACAACGGCTTCGGCCTCCGACTCCAGCAGATCCACCGGACGCCGGCCGTCCAGCCAGCCACTGGGGCCGGTGAACCATAGGGCCATGGCCCAGGGAGACACGCCCGAACCTTCGAAGATTCCCAGCACGTCTTCAATGACCGTCAGAGGCTGGCCGTCGGTGTCGAATTGGAAGCCCGGCCAGAGCTGTTGGCCTCGGTGGGGCACGGTGAAGACTCGGCCTTCCTGCTTCCATCGGTTGGCCAGTGCGGCGCGATTCTTGGCCGTGGAACCCGCCAGATCCGCCACCTGCGCGCTCGAGAACAGGCCGAACTCCTGCGCCAGCTCGACTCGGGCGACGGCGCTTCGGCGGGCCTGTGCCAGGGCGGTGAGGCTGGGGACCTGGAGGTCCGGGGTCAGTGCCTCGATCAGACGATCCAGGACCGCAGGACCAGCCCTGCCGACGGGCGCTTCTGCCCCATAGACTGCAGCCGGTTCTGCCACTTCACCGGCAGCCTCAGACTCCCCCTCCTCCCAAAGAGCTGCAGGAGCTTTCGCCCGTCCTCGCCCACTGGAGTAGCGCGCCAGAAATCGTGCTCCGTCTCCGGACACCACGACCGCCGGAGCCACCGGATCGAGCTCAGGATGATCCTTCGCCAACCGGCGGCACTCGTCCGGGGACAGCTCGGCCATGGAAAAGTTCGAGGGGTCTAGTCGATTCATGATCACGGGGCCTTTCTGAGTCACGCTTAGTGATGGAAATGATCATACCACATACTCATCCCCTGCATCACCTGACCCAGAGCCGGCTGGAAGCCGGCGCTCCCAGGGAGCCGTCTCTCAGAAACCAACAAGTGGGTACCACCCCTGGAAGAGCATCCCAAAGACGCACCTCTCCTCAGCCCCGGGATCGACCCGAGGCGAGGAAGAGGACTTAGCTTGGGAGGAGGCTCAGGCCCAGGAGACCGGCAGCTTGGCCATCTCCGCCATGGGCTTGAAGAGGTCGTCGACGCCGTCGCGGAAAACGTTGCCGATGAGGATGTGCACCAGGTCTTCGCGGTGCTCGGGGTGGCGTTCTAGGAATTGGGCGAAGCTGAAATCGCGGTCGTAGAAGGCGTAGACCAGCTTGCGGATGGCTTCCATGCCGCGTAGGAACTCCGCCTCGAAGGTGCCCAGGCGCTGGGCGGAGAGGTCGCCGGCTTCGAGGGCCTGGTGGATGGCGTCGGCCGCCATCTCGCCGGATTTGAGGGCCAGGAAGACGCCGGAGGAGTAGAGCGGGTCGACGAAGCCGTAGGCGTCGCCCACCAGCACCCAGCCGTCGCCGGCGCGCTGCTTGGCCTTGTAGGTGAAGTCCCGCAGCACCTGCACCGGCCGCGTTTGCTGCGCCGCCGCCAGCCGCGGCAGCAGGCCGGGGCATTGGAGCAGCTCTTCCTCGAAGACTTCCTGGGGCGGACGCTTCGGGGGCCGAACCAAATAGTCTTGGGGACCGACCACCCCGACGCTCACCGTGTCGTCGGGCTGGGGGATGTACCAAAACCAGGTCTTCTGATGCTGGGTGTGCATGATCAGCGTGGCCCCTTCGTCCCGGCCCTCGTCCCGCTGACCGCCCTTGAAATACGTGTAGATCGAGGCGTTGCGCAGCTTCGGATCGTCCTCCTGGAGGCCCAGCCGTCGGGAGATCATGGCGCTCTGGCCAGAGGCGTCCACCACCACCTTCGAGGCCAGATCCGTGGTACTGCCGTCTTCGGTGCGCACCCGTACTCCCACCGCCTTCTGTGAGCCGTTCTCGCCCTCCGCAAAGAGCACTTCCCGCACGTTCACCCCATGATGCACCTCGACGCCGTGGGCGCGGGCGTTCTCCACCATCATGTGGTCGAACTCGCTGCGCACTACCTGCCAGGTCTGGGGGTGGTCGGCGCAGGAGACGTCGGAGAAATAGAACGGCGAGGAAGCCTTGCCGTTCCGGGAGAAGAATTGCACGCTGTACTTCTTGGGGAAATGACTCTCCTGCAGCCGGTCGATCATCCCCAAGCGCTCCAGGGTGTCCCAACAGGCGGGCATCAGCGACTCGCCCACCTTGTGGCGGGGGAATTGGTCCCGTTCCAGCAGCAGCACCCGGTGACCGGCCTGGGCGATCAGCGTTGCCGCGGTGGCACCGGCGGGGCCGCCGCCGATGACGATGGTGTCGTATTCGCTGTGATCAAAAACGCTCTCTGGCGAAGTCATGATCCCTCCGGCGCATTCAACGGCGCCACCCGCAGGCTCAGCAGAGTCTCTCCATCGCGTAGGAAGAGCCGGCCGTCCACCAACGTCGGCATCGTCCAGCATTTGTCTCCCAGCACGTCGACGCTGGAGATCTCCCGGTATTCGTCGGGGTTGATCTCCACCAGCGCCAGCCGGCAGTTCTCCCCCAACACCACGAGGTGGTTCTTGGTCGCCAGCAGCGAGCCGTGTTGGAAGCCGCGCTGTCGCCACACGTCCTCGCCGGTGTTCAGGTCCACCGCCTTGAGGATCGAGTTGTCGAAGCCGTAGATGCGGTCCCCCACCACCACCGACGAGCTGAACTGATTCTTCAGCCGCCGACTGCTCCACACTTCCCGGGTCTCCAGCGAGCCGCCTTCGCCAGCGACAATCTCCAGCAGAGCGGCACCGGTGTCGTAGCCGGAGGAGACCAAGAGCCGGTTGGGCGGCAGGAAGATGGGGGTGGCGGCGTTGACGTCGTAGGAGGTCTTCCAGGGGCGGCGCCAGAGCTGCTCGCCGGTGGCGGGATCCACCGCCAGTAGCTGGCTGGCGGTGAAGAAGACCGCCTGGCGCCGGCCCGCGGCCTCGAAGATCACCGGCTGGGAGTAT contains:
- a CDS encoding antitoxin Xre/MbcA/ParS toxin-binding domain-containing protein, which encodes MAELSPDECRRLAKDHPELDPVAPAVVVSGDGARFLARYSSGRGRAKAPAALWEEGESEAAGEVAEPAAVYGAEAPVGRAGPAVLDRLIEALTPDLQVPSLTALAQARRSAVARVELAQEFGLFSSAQVADLAGSTAKNRAALANRWKQEGRVFTVPHRGQQLWPGFQFDTDGQPLTVIEDVLGIFEGSGVSPWAMALWFTGPSGWLDGRRPVDLLESEAEAVVEAARLETAESFF
- a CDS encoding tryptophan 7-halogenase → MTSPESVFDHSEYDTIVIGGGPAGATAATLIAQAGHRVLLLERDQFPRHKVGESLMPACWDTLERLGMIDRLQESHFPKKYSVQFFSRNGKASSPFYFSDVSCADHPQTWQVVRSEFDHMMVENARAHGVEVHHGVNVREVLFAEGENGSQKAVGVRVRTEDGSTTDLASKVVVDASGQSAMISRRLGLQEDDPKLRNASIYTYFKGGQRDEGRDEGATLIMHTQHQKTWFWYIPQPDDTVSVGVVGPQDYLVRPPKRPPQEVFEEELLQCPGLLPRLAAAQQTRPVQVLRDFTYKAKQRAGDGWVLVGDAYGFVDPLYSSGVFLALKSGEMAADAIHQALEAGDLSAQRLGTFEAEFLRGMEAIRKLVYAFYDRDFSFAQFLERHPEHREDLVHILIGNVFRDGVDDLFKPMAEMAKLPVSWA